The genomic window GCTCGGCGCCATCCGCGACGCCATCGGCTCGACCGACCTCGGTCAGGGCGTCAAGGTCGAGGTCGGCGAGAAGCAGGTCGCCGCCGACATCACGATCGTCGTCGAGTACCCGCAGCAGCTGCAGACCGTGGCCGGCCAGGTGCGCGCCGCGGTCGCCGAGGCCATCACGACGCTCGTCGGCATGGAGGTCGCCGAGATCAACGTGACCGTGAGCGACGTCTACATCGCCGGCGAGGAGCAGGCGCCCGAGGCGCCGCGCGTCGCGTAAGCCCCTCCGCGCGAACGATCCCGGCCCTGCCGGAGGCTCACCGGCCTCCCGCAGGGCCATCGTCGTGCCGGGGGTCACCGCTACAGTTCGAGGGCGGTGCGGCCGAGCGCGCCGCCCGCCCAGGAACGGTGCACGACATGCCCCTCACGACGCCGCGCGCGCTGCGGCCCCTCGTCTCGCCGCAGTACCGGCGGCTGGCAGCCGGCCTCGCCCTGTCGCTCTTCGGCACCGGCGTGTGGCTGGTGGCCGTCGTCTTCCAGCTGCTCGCGCTCGGGGGCGGACCGAGCGACCTCTCGTTCGTGGCGACGGGCGGCAGCATCGGTCTCATCGCCGCGGTGCTCGTGGGCGGGGTCGTGGCCGACCGCGTCCCTCAGAAGCGCATCCTCGTCGCGCTCGAGATCATCAAATCGCTCGGCGTCGCGGCCGTCGCCGCCCTCGCGCTCACCGGCCTCGTCGAGATCTGGCACCTCGCGCTGCTCTCCCTGCTGCTGGGCGCCGCCGACGGCTTCTTCTACCCGGCGTACTCGGCCTGGCTGCCCGCGCTGCTGCCGGCGGAGGAGCTGCTCGCC from Microcella daejeonensis includes these protein-coding regions:
- a CDS encoding Asp23/Gls24 family envelope stress response protein, which translates into the protein MAQTTTTPAVSQGGLQGTTTIVDPVVAKIAGIAAREVPGVHALGGGAARALGAIRDAIGSTDLGQGVKVEVGEKQVAADITIVVEYPQQLQTVAGQVRAAVAEAITTLVGMEVAEINVTVSDVYIAGEEQAPEAPRVA